The Kribbella jejuensis region GAGGCGCAGTCCGCGCCAGACCGGATGCCGCAGCCGGCCGTCGCCGCCCCAGCCGGAATAGGTCACTTCCGCGACCAGGACCGGGTCCAGCCAGTGCCCGCGCCGACGGTCCGTCGTCGGGATCCCGGCCGCGTCGAACGCGGGCCGGTCGATCTCGAGGCCGGCCAGCTCGGCGCTCAGCATGTTCAGGGTCGCGAAATCCAGACCGGACCCGACCTTGCCGATCAGCACCAGGTCGTCGCCCTCGTACGCCCCGCAGTAGAACGAGCCGATCCTGCCTTCGCGGTTGCCCTCCCCCGGATGCCAACCGAGCAGGATGACGTCGCGCGTGCGTACCGGCTTGACCTTGATCCAGTCCGCGCTGCGTTTGCCGGGCAGGTACCGCGACTTGCGGCGCTTGGCCACCACACCCTCGAGCCCTTGCGTGGCAGACAGTTCGAGCGCTGCGTCGCCGTCGGTCAGCGCCGGCGGCACCTCCCAGAACGGGTCGCCGATGTCGAGCGAGTCGAGCAGCCCGCGGCGGTCGTCGTACGTTGCCTCTAGCAACCATTTCCCGTCGAAGCGGAGGACGTCGAAGAGCCGCACCGAGACCGGTACGGCGGTGATCAGGTGCCGCAACTGGCGTGGATCGCGGACGTGCATCCGCCGCTGCAGCAGGCCGAACGACGGCGCGCCGT contains the following coding sequences:
- the ligD gene encoding non-homologous end-joining DNA ligase, with the translated sequence MSAASGPPVLPMMAALGEMPSGAGWSYELKWDGIRVIAEVDDGVCRLWSRNSHDVSGGYPELIGLAEAPGLRLPAVLDGEIVTLDEHGAPSFGLLQRRMHVRDPRQLRHLITAVPVSVRLFDVLRFDGKWLLEATYDDRRGLLDSLDIGDPFWEVPPALTDGDAALELSATQGLEGVVAKRRKSRYLPGKRSADWIKVKPVRTRDVILLGWHPGEGNREGRIGSFYCGAYEGDDLVLIGKVGSGLDFATLNMLSAELAGLEIDRPAFDAAGIPTTDRRRGHWLDPVLVAEVTYSGWGGDGRLRHPVWRGLRLDIDPESVLADRS